The proteins below come from a single Aegilops tauschii subsp. strangulata cultivar AL8/78 chromosome 6, Aet v6.0, whole genome shotgun sequence genomic window:
- the LOC109760752 gene encoding uncharacterized protein, which produces MKGAQDRKQKKKQDLQVLAPFPGCLGRVINMFDLSNGVVATKMLTDKAHRDVSPAGKDRSGSFKMASNQFPAQMEDKHRDSQQRRSSPTKRSNSPTNRSGVSPVKMLMEQDMWREGVPDDEPLNVVARLMGLNDAPAVRQSDLASGRRFSMEDDGRNVKPKKESKCHQNQKAGTRHEETWSSLRDQPSKIDSSKNRHQGKDPSCERRMSLVREKFAEAKRLATDEKLLHSKEFQEALQFLSSNKDLFLKFLDEPTPLLSNNHYGFEPVAPPSEIKQITILKPSESVKRKGNIHAGRQLYSEGNEAEGNRCWRHQSLNVNPTNSTLSEPTRIVVLKPGLRKSHEDTIPVSSLESSTEADSEDDSVMAVDETVSSRRLAKEITWQMRMRLKDSQDEDSSLSYEYHDTYNENSSFSKSEVETAKEVSGEISEDLEFGTPTSGRSWDFLSRSDSPYSASCSSQASNRREPSVVKEAKRRILERWSVVSSTVSGEEERGARRSVGTLGEMLTIPEGKKDQEECGGITLESRSPELDTADPFSCLPRSRSLPVSLSYGGRESNRVAVGSQEADNEKSRKSSSFRERVSSLFSKNKKSAREKLGPPGVSSANNPLKNGSAVTIGDGSEASSYFTLDNPQRLTLLDDDENAVQRHVASSCHTNNVASIPAKGASPLPSLGVPGFFGESQDQPSPVSVLDPDGPFLCDNNRRLLYSTENFITASPQIVSRSPLIGSFSRSLSWEEPPSEVMSPNSLRLARLFSKADDDQDSLTIIQKIVSSAGMDRKNCVLASPLDLKLLEKLSDHQAVEIKSRERRSKERLLFDAVNVALTELTWTAELSAYPWGRTCCSQRKDQDDDSSCNSAADEIWRVIRNWSILDKYPPGEVIERNLLLEMILKREVVETATADTTRLETFEVCAMVCTVVLEDLLEEALVDLTNST; this is translated from the exons ATGAAAGGGGCTCAGGATaggaagcagaagaagaagcaggacctGCAGGTGCTGGCGCCCTTCCCCGGCTGCCTCGGCAGGGTCATCAACATGTTCGACCTCAGCAACGGCGTCGTCGCCACCAAGATGCTCACCGACAAGGCGCACCGAGACG TTTCTCCGGCTGGCAAGGACCGGAGCGGCAGTTTCAAGATGGCGAGTAATCAGTTTCCGGCTCAGATGGAAGATAAACAT AGAGACAGTCAGCAAAGAAGGAGCTCTCCAACGAAAAGATCAAACTCACCCACCAACAGATCTGGCGTGTCGCCCGTCAAGATGCTCATGGAGCAGGACATGTGGAGAGAAGGGGTGCCCGACGACGAGCCTCTCAATGTTGTTGCCAGATTGATGGGTCTAAACGACGCTCCAGCCGTCCGCCAGTCTGATTTGGCATCAGGAAGAAGGTTCAGTATGGAAGACGACGGCCGAAATGTCAAGCCAAAGAAGGAAAGCAAATGCCACCAGAACCAGAAGGCAGGAACACGGCATGAGGAGACATGGAGCAGTTTACGTGATCAGCCTTCGAAGATCGATAGCAGCAAGAACAGACACCAAGGAAAGGATCCTTCTTGCGAGAGGAGAATGTCCCTTGTCCGCGAGAAGTTTGCTGAAGCAAAACGTCTGGCTACGGACGAGAAGCTTCTCCATTCAAAGGAGTTCCAAGAAGCGCTGCAGTTTCTGAGCTCAAATAAAGACTTGTTCCTGAAGTTCCTTGATGAGCCAACTCCGCTGTTATCAAACAACCATTATGGGTTCGAACCTGTTGCACCACCTTCAGAAATAAAGCAGATAACCATACTGAAGCCATCAGAATCAGTGAAGAGAAAGGGCAACATTCATGCCGGGAGGCAGCTATATTCAGAGGGAAATGAAGCTGAAGGCAACAGATGCTGGCGCCACCAGAGCTTAAATGTTAACCCGACAAATTCAACTTTGTCCGAACCAACAAGAATTGTGGTACTAAAGCCAGGGCTTCGAAAGTCTCATGAAGATACGATCCCAGTGTCCTCGTTAGAATCATCAACAGAGGCAGATAGTGAAGACGATAGTGTGATGGCAGTTGATGAAACAGTATCCTCGAGAAGGCTGGCCAAGGAGATCACCTGGCAGATGAGGATGCGCTTAAAAGATAGCCAGGATGAAGATAGTTCGCTCTCTTATGAATACCATGATACTTACAATGAAAATAGCTCCTTTAGTAAGTCAGAGGTTGAAACCGCTAAAGAAGTGTCCGGTGAAATAAGTGAGGATCTGGAGTTTGGTACTCCCACTTCCGGCCGTTCCTGGGATTTCCTGAGCAGGAGTGACAGCCCTTATTCTGCATCATGCTCCAGTCAGGCATCCAATCGACGTGAACCGTCGGTGGTTAAGGAAGCCAAAAGGCGGATCTTGGAGAGATGGTCGGTGGTATCGTCAACTGTTAGTGGCGAGGAAGAAAGGGGAGCACGTAGAAGTGTGGGCACGCTAGGTGAGATGCTCACAATCCCTGAAGGGAAAAAAGATCAGGAGGAGTGTGGGGGAATAACATTAGAGAGCAGATCGCCTGAGCTGGATACCGCAGATCCTTTCTCATGTTTGCCAAGGTCTCGGTCTCTTCCAGTTTCTTTATCTTATGGAGGCAGGGAGTCGAACAGGGTTGCAGTTGGTTCTCAGGAAGCTGACAATGAAAAAAGTAGGAAGTCATCATCATTTAGGGAAAGAGTTTCCAGCCTGTTCTCTAAAAACAAGAAATCAGCTCGGGAGAAGTTAGGTCCACCTGGAGTTTCATCTGCTAATAATCCACTCAAGAATGGAAGTGCTGTGACTATTGGTGATGGCAGTGAAGCATCTAGCTATTTTACACTGGACAATCCACAGAGACTTACTTTGCTTGATGATGATGAGAATGCTGTGCAAAGACACGTGGCTAGTTCTTGTCACACTAATAATGTGGCCAGCATCCCTGCCAAG GGTGCTTCTCCTTTGCCAAGTCTTGGTGTCCCAGGATTCTTTGGCGAGTCTCAAGACCAACCAAGCCCTGTGTCTGTATTGGACCCGGATGGACCGTTTCTCTGTGATAATAATAGGAGGCTACTCTACTCAACTGAAAATTTCATCACTGCATCCCCAC AAATCGTGTCCAGGTCTCCACTTATCGGATCATTTTCAAGATCCTTGTCATGGGAAGAGCCCCCATCGGAAGTCATGTCGCCAAATTCTTTGAGACTAGCAAGGCTTTTCTCCAAGGCTGATGACGATCAAGACTCGTTGACGATTATCCAGAAGATAGTCTCCTCAGCTGGCATGGATAGAAAAAATTGCGTATTAGCCAGCCCTCTGGACCTGAAGTTGCTTGAGAAGTTGTCGGATCACCAAGCAGTGGAGATCAAGTCGAGGGAAAGGCGGTCGAAGGAGAGGCTTCTCTTCGATGCTGTCAACGTGGCGCTCACGGAGCTCACTTGGACAGCAGAACTGTCTGCATACCCATGGGGTCGGACATGTTGTTCGCAACgaaaagatcaagatgatgatTCCTCCTGTAACTCCGCCGCCGATGAAATTTGGCGGGTCATAAGGAACTGGTCGATACTCGACAAGTATCCGCCCGGCGAAGTCATTGAGAGGAACCTTCTGCTGGAGATGATCCTCAAGAGGGAGGTGGTGGAGACCGCCACCGCCGACACGACACGGCTGGAGACGTTTGAGGTCTGCGCCATGGTTTGCACGGTGGTTTTGGAGGACCTGCTTGAGGAGGCCCTTGTAGATTTGACTAACAGCACCTAG